A DNA window from Maribellus comscasis contains the following coding sequences:
- a CDS encoding carboxypeptidase-like regulatory domain-containing protein → MKAILKLPFVFLFGLFPLIGNAQYITISGYITDFLTGGAIENATVFEKSSGIGTITDKDGFYKLVLRPGKMNITFSDNGFEAFVQKLTVTNDTTLMIQLKSEKWVKEHEKAEADLQTGIGDKKTPERKKFWFF, encoded by the coding sequence ATGAAAGCAATTTTAAAACTTCCATTTGTATTTTTATTTGGGCTTTTCCCGCTTATAGGGAACGCTCAGTACATCACCATTTCAGGTTATATTACCGATTTTTTAACAGGAGGTGCGATCGAAAATGCCACTGTATTTGAAAAGAGTTCGGGTATTGGAACGATTACCGATAAGGACGGGTTTTATAAACTAGTTTTAAGGCCGGGGAAGATGAATATAACTTTTTCAGATAATGGTTTTGAAGCCTTTGTTCAGAAATTAACAGTAACCAATGACACGACTTTAATGATTCAGTTAAAGTCGGAAAAATGGGTAAAGGAGCATGAAAAAGCAGAGGCTGATCTTCAAACCGGTATCGGAGATAAAAAGACTCCTGAACGAAAAAAGTTTTGGTTTTTCTAA
- the nuoE gene encoding NADH-quinone oxidoreductase subunit NuoE, translating to MDPIKSLIQNLADQYGRQRENLLPIMQGVIERENFLSEYSMVEIAREMDIPASEVYGTATFYSFLETKPTGKYTIRVCKTITCAMKGKSQVLFAIQDMLKIKLGETTPDNRFTLLETNCLGWCHKAPAMMINNEVYTELTPEKVREILSDYMKQNGSI from the coding sequence ATGGATCCCATAAAGTCTTTAATTCAAAATTTAGCCGACCAATATGGAAGACAACGGGAAAATCTTCTCCCGATAATGCAAGGGGTAATTGAGCGCGAAAATTTTCTGTCAGAATACTCCATGGTAGAGATTGCCCGCGAAATGGATATTCCTGCTTCTGAGGTCTACGGAACGGCTACATTCTATTCTTTTCTTGAAACCAAGCCGACAGGAAAGTACACCATTCGGGTGTGTAAAACCATTACGTGTGCAATGAAAGGGAAAAGCCAGGTACTTTTTGCCATTCAGGACATGTTAAAGATTAAGCTGGGAGAAACGACTCCCGATAATCGTTTTACTCTTTTGGAAACGAACTGCCTCGGCTGGTGCCACAAAGCGCCGGCTATGATGATCAACAACGAAGTTTACACTGAACTCACACCTGAGAAGGTTAGAGAAATTCTTTCGGATTATATGAAACAAAACGGTTCAATTTAA
- a CDS encoding NADH-dependent [FeFe] hydrogenase, group A6 — protein sequence MANKLNISINGFPVEIAKGKTILEAADEQGIKIPTLCYHKDLCVAGNCRVCVVEVVGQNRLSAACATPVEEGMEILTNSLKVRNSRKHIIELLLAEHNADCTKCYRNGNCELQELASEYKIMTQDFLELVPLKNYTIDMFSPSIIKDDSKCIRCQRCVRTCAELQGVNALTVAHKGDKMKITTFFEKAMRDVVCTNCGQCVNHCPTGALVEKNYIEEVWEAIANPNKHVVVQTAPAVRVGLGEELGLEPGSRVTGQMVAALKRLGFDSVLDTDFTADLTIMEEGTELLTRLKKALVDKDESVSLPMATSCSPGWIKYIEHMYPEHLEHLSTCKSPQQMFGALVKTYYAKARNLEPENIVSVSIMPCTAKKFEAYRPEMHDSGYRDVDYVLTTRELAILIKQAGLDFNKLKPVKYDRLMGESTGAAVIFGATGGVMEAALRTAYEIVTGREVPFKNLDITPVRGMEGVREASVKIENPLKEWAFLDGVELKCAIAHGLVNAKTVMDSVKSGKADYHFIEFMACPGGCLGGGGQPIPTNPEIRKKRAEAIYTEDSELALRKSHENPEVQKLYRDFLKEPLGEVSHHLLHTKYTKRERY from the coding sequence ATGGCAAACAAATTAAATATATCCATTAACGGTTTTCCAGTTGAAATTGCAAAAGGGAAAACTATACTTGAGGCGGCAGATGAACAAGGGATCAAAATCCCAACGTTGTGCTACCACAAAGATTTATGCGTAGCGGGAAACTGCAGGGTTTGTGTTGTTGAAGTAGTTGGACAAAACCGACTTTCGGCAGCTTGCGCTACACCAGTTGAAGAAGGGATGGAAATTCTCACCAACAGTTTAAAAGTACGAAATTCAAGAAAACACATTATTGAACTTTTATTGGCAGAGCACAATGCCGATTGTACCAAATGTTACAGAAATGGCAACTGCGAGTTGCAGGAACTCGCTTCTGAATATAAAATAATGACACAGGATTTTCTGGAGTTGGTGCCTTTAAAGAACTATACTATCGATATGTTTTCTCCGTCAATTATAAAAGACGATAGTAAATGTATTCGTTGCCAGCGGTGCGTTCGCACATGTGCTGAATTACAGGGAGTAAACGCTCTGACAGTAGCTCACAAAGGAGACAAAATGAAAATAACCACCTTCTTTGAAAAAGCTATGCGTGACGTTGTTTGCACCAATTGCGGACAATGTGTAAACCACTGCCCAACCGGTGCATTGGTTGAAAAAAATTATATTGAAGAAGTTTGGGAAGCAATTGCAAATCCGAATAAACACGTTGTAGTTCAAACAGCTCCGGCTGTCCGTGTGGGTTTGGGTGAAGAACTGGGGCTGGAGCCAGGTTCGCGTGTTACCGGACAAATGGTCGCAGCGCTCAAAAGGTTAGGTTTTGATTCCGTTCTTGATACTGACTTCACAGCTGACCTCACAATTATGGAGGAAGGAACAGAATTATTAACCCGGTTAAAAAAAGCCTTGGTCGACAAAGACGAAAGTGTAAGTCTTCCTATGGCAACATCGTGTTCACCAGGTTGGATAAAATATATAGAACACATGTATCCCGAACATTTAGAGCACCTTTCTACATGTAAATCTCCTCAACAAATGTTTGGCGCCCTGGTTAAAACATATTACGCCAAGGCAAGAAATCTGGAACCGGAAAATATTGTTTCGGTTTCCATTATGCCTTGTACGGCTAAAAAATTTGAAGCATACCGTCCGGAAATGCACGACAGCGGTTATCGGGATGTAGATTATGTTTTAACCACCCGCGAATTGGCAATTTTAATTAAACAGGCGGGGTTAGATTTTAACAAACTGAAACCCGTAAAATATGACAGATTAATGGGTGAGTCAACCGGTGCGGCTGTGATCTTCGGAGCAACAGGCGGAGTTATGGAAGCCGCTTTGAGGACAGCATATGAAATTGTAACCGGGCGTGAGGTCCCGTTTAAAAACCTGGACATTACTCCTGTTCGGGGGATGGAAGGAGTGAGAGAAGCCTCTGTAAAAATTGAAAATCCGTTAAAAGAATGGGCTTTTCTTGACGGTGTTGAATTAAAATGCGCCATTGCACATGGGCTTGTAAATGCAAAAACAGTTATGGATTCTGTAAAATCGGGGAAAGCAGACTATCATTTTATTGAATTTATGGCTTGTCCCGGTGGTTGTCTGGGAGGTGGCGGACAACCTATTCCTACAAATCCGGAAATTCGCAAAAAACGCGCAGAAGCAATTTATACCGAGGACAGTGAATTAGCTCTTCGAAAATCGCATGAAAACCCGGAAGTACAAAAGCTTTATCGCGATTTCTTAAAGGAACCGCTCGGAGAAGTTTCCCATCATTTGCTTCATACCAAATATACAAAACGGGAACGTTATTAA
- a CDS encoding bactofilin family protein, protein MLKSSKSKESGRSSLTVIGAGTKLKCRVSSEDDIRVDGEIEGELVTTGRIVIGKTGYVRGYIKAAFVVIEGKAKGDFIADNEFTIIPGGEMRGTIKTKHVNIKEKAFFDGMCYILDESDPKNDQKFETSVEWTDQQIKSIEDNVVKLNGKDVSSDFLESVYDFDEEDSLNDEEKSKVNKKSKLSLLNMKMKQIRSI, encoded by the coding sequence ATGTTAAAGTCAAGCAAAAGTAAAGAAAGTGGCAGGAGTAGTTTAACAGTCATAGGAGCAGGCACCAAACTGAAATGCCGGGTATCATCGGAAGATGATATAAGAGTGGATGGCGAGATAGAAGGTGAATTAGTTACAACAGGAAGAATAGTAATTGGAAAAACAGGCTATGTACGCGGATACATAAAAGCTGCGTTTGTTGTAATAGAGGGAAAAGCAAAAGGAGATTTTATTGCTGATAATGAATTTACTATAATCCCCGGAGGAGAAATGAGGGGGACAATAAAGACCAAGCATGTAAATATTAAAGAAAAGGCTTTTTTTGATGGGATGTGTTACATATTGGATGAATCTGACCCTAAGAACGATCAAAAGTTTGAAACTTCTGTCGAGTGGACGGATCAACAGATTAAATCGATTGAGGATAATGTAGTTAAATTGAATGGGAAAGATGTTTCATCAGACTTTTTGGAAAGCGTTTATGATTTTGATGAGGAAGACTCCTTAAATGATGAAGAAAAGTCTAAGGTGAATAAAAAGAGCAAACTTTCATTGCTAAATATGAAAATGAAACAGATAAGATCGATATAA
- a CDS encoding response regulator transcription factor has product MRKILIIEDEAELLDEVACILKHEGFDVFKASDGISGFGLAKDKIPDLVLCDVVLPQMDGFHVIREFKRHEVLASKPFIFISALSERQERRKGMEEGADDYLTKPFTREELLKTIDVRINRYEQMYSGIEVFFQNQTNELGELKDEVKSKEQSLKKILVQHKNLQLQLKEKENELMKETLRGEESKNILKKLNLIVENELYRPTGTKHKSDVLFKMKKYLNDKSLLLNNWATFQLRFNHVYPGFTEKLTERFDALTQYDIVFICATKMGMNTSQIAHLFNISDDSVRKSRYRIKKKLCLKKTDNFVQFTHSILSDE; this is encoded by the coding sequence ATGCGTAAAATTCTAATAATCGAAGACGAAGCAGAATTGCTGGATGAGGTGGCTTGTATTTTAAAACATGAAGGATTTGATGTTTTTAAAGCCTCAGACGGTATTTCCGGTTTTGGTTTGGCCAAAGATAAAATTCCTGACCTGGTTTTGTGTGATGTGGTTTTGCCCCAAATGGATGGTTTTCATGTTATTAGGGAGTTTAAGAGACACGAGGTTCTTGCATCAAAACCTTTTATATTTATTTCTGCTCTGAGTGAGCGGCAAGAGCGGCGTAAAGGAATGGAAGAGGGAGCCGACGACTATTTAACAAAACCATTTACACGCGAAGAGCTCCTTAAAACAATTGATGTCCGCATTAACAGGTATGAACAAATGTATTCCGGTATTGAGGTCTTTTTTCAAAATCAAACCAATGAGTTGGGTGAATTGAAAGATGAGGTTAAAAGCAAAGAGCAAAGTTTAAAAAAAATATTAGTACAGCATAAAAATCTGCAGTTGCAACTGAAGGAGAAAGAAAATGAGTTGATGAAAGAGACTTTAAGGGGAGAGGAAAGTAAGAATATACTGAAAAAGCTGAATCTTATTGTTGAAAATGAATTATACAGACCAACAGGTACAAAGCATAAAAGTGATGTATTATTTAAAATGAAGAAATATTTGAATGATAAATCATTACTTTTAAATAATTGGGCGACATTTCAATTAAGATTTAATCATGTATATCCTGGTTTTACAGAAAAACTGACGGAAAGATTTGATGCGTTGACACAATATGATATTGTATTCATTTGTGCTACAAAAATGGGGATGAATACAAGTCAGATTGCTCACCTTTTTAATATTTCAGACGATAGTGTGAGAAAGAGCAGGTATCGGATTAAAAAGAAATTATGCTTAAAAAAAACAGATAATTTTGTTCAATTTACTCATTCTATCTTGTCCGACGAATAA
- a CDS encoding alpha/beta hydrolase, which produces MKRVIPLFLILFSTTTIIAQERYQELISDEVSVQTLTYTSKDGENLDMDIYLPEYDAETERATIIYVHGGGFRVGQRDSEDIQKFCSELAKYGYVTASISYRLTRKDKEGGFGCDCPAEDKINTFYAAVEDLQDATFFLIQNRFEFGIDPQKIIIAGSSAGAETVLNTAYQPPYCYGLDSGPVSYAGVIGMAGAIPDTTVIYEESAVPSLLFHGTDDNLVPYATAPHHYCKEGSPGYLILHGSYTITQKLDQLEVPYWLHTSCGAGHEMANKPMKEYLNVITDFCYNYVIKGKTESRNTVVEGKQDIAKYQPYNFCEE; this is translated from the coding sequence ATGAAACGTGTAATCCCGTTATTTCTCATTCTGTTTTCAACAACCACAATTATAGCTCAGGAAAGGTATCAGGAATTAATTTCCGATGAAGTTTCTGTACAAACCCTGACTTATACATCAAAAGACGGTGAAAATCTGGATATGGATATTTATCTGCCGGAATATGATGCAGAAACAGAACGCGCTACAATAATTTACGTCCATGGCGGGGGTTTCCGGGTAGGTCAGAGAGACAGCGAAGATATTCAAAAATTTTGTTCAGAGCTGGCAAAATATGGTTACGTTACTGCATCCATCTCTTACCGGCTCACAAGAAAAGATAAAGAAGGAGGCTTTGGATGCGATTGTCCGGCAGAGGATAAAATAAATACGTTTTATGCAGCAGTAGAAGATTTGCAGGATGCCACTTTTTTTCTGATTCAAAACCGGTTTGAGTTTGGCATTGATCCCCAAAAAATAATAATTGCAGGCAGCAGTGCAGGTGCGGAAACCGTATTAAATACAGCTTATCAGCCACCTTATTGTTACGGACTCGATTCTGGCCCTGTTTCTTATGCCGGGGTAATTGGAATGGCCGGGGCAATTCCCGATACTACCGTAATTTACGAAGAGTCTGCTGTCCCTTCGCTTTTGTTTCACGGTACTGATGATAACCTGGTTCCTTATGCAACTGCGCCTCATCATTATTGTAAGGAAGGAAGCCCGGGATATCTAATTCTTCATGGTTCGTATACTATTACCCAAAAACTCGACCAACTTGAGGTGCCGTATTGGTTACATACATCATGCGGCGCCGGTCATGAAATGGCCAATAAACCTATGAAAGAATATTTAAATGTAATTACCGACTTTTGCTACAATTATGTCATAAAAGGCAAAACAGAAAGCCGAAACACAGTTGTTGAAGGGAAACAAGATATCGCTAAATATCAACCTTATAATTTTTGTGAAGAATGA
- a CDS encoding methylated-DNA--[protein]-cysteine S-methyltransferase — translation MEEKLYITFLESPVGWLKLTSDSVFLLSVEFKDAQKPSDNDLPGILIKTKKQLTEYFEGKREEFQLKLKPKGTEFQQKVWNLVQKVSFGETTSYLDIAKKSGSEKNTRAVGLANGKNPIPIVIPCHRIIGSNGKLTGYAGGIERKRWLLRHELILSKNTHLLF, via the coding sequence ATGGAAGAGAAATTATATATTACATTTTTGGAGTCGCCTGTTGGCTGGCTAAAACTGACATCGGACTCTGTTTTTCTGCTGAGTGTTGAGTTTAAAGACGCTCAAAAACCGTCAGACAATGACTTACCCGGAATACTCATTAAAACCAAAAAACAACTCACTGAATATTTTGAGGGTAAACGTGAAGAATTTCAACTAAAACTTAAACCCAAAGGTACTGAGTTTCAGCAAAAGGTATGGAACCTTGTACAAAAAGTTTCGTTTGGTGAAACAACATCATATCTCGATATTGCAAAAAAATCAGGTTCTGAAAAAAATACAAGAGCAGTTGGTCTGGCTAACGGAAAAAATCCAATTCCAATCGTCATTCCCTGCCACCGAATTATTGGTTCCAATGGAAAATTAACAGGCTATGCCGGTGGAATTGAACGAAAACGATGGCTGCTTCGTCATGAGCTGATTTTATCAAAAAACACCCATTTATTGTTTTAA
- a CDS encoding ParM/StbA family protein: protein MEKSFVFPSVLEENYRDFEKVADEFLDGIRITGLNGKDYIVGNLALKEGLSPHKFLNSSPDDADYQLLGLTGLLTATQGTYSNLIVTTGFPFTTYQPFKGAAADFFKGSHQINFDSRTLGSRGVEKVDFSIPEIDVMTEIEGSVKYIRNGEIKDNGNFIIASIGYGTFEIALSQPGGLVYRTAHSSSGIVYAIKLLENELQKKYYINILTDQQLERAFQRGSILIKRKRVDLSEIRDKVLESYYNEVISPSIRRNILDEDFYDVDKIYLVGGGSLYQKIVELFNKEFEDVLKVEVVPSPNLTASKGYCIHSLELAKSKMGDLGLENKSSFTCVGLDLGNNNTVVTVNNDF from the coding sequence ATGGAAAAATCGTTTGTATTCCCAAGTGTATTAGAAGAAAATTACAGAGACTTCGAAAAAGTTGCCGATGAGTTTTTAGATGGTATTAGAATAACCGGTTTAAACGGGAAAGATTATATCGTAGGTAACCTTGCTTTGAAAGAAGGATTATCTCCTCATAAATTTCTAAATAGTTCTCCTGATGATGCTGATTATCAGTTGTTAGGGCTTACCGGTTTGTTAACTGCAACGCAGGGTACCTACTCGAATTTAATTGTTACCACAGGTTTCCCTTTTACAACCTATCAACCTTTTAAAGGGGCCGCTGCTGATTTTTTTAAAGGAAGCCACCAAATTAACTTTGATTCGCGTACCCTCGGGAGTCGCGGTGTAGAGAAAGTTGATTTTTCTATACCTGAAATTGATGTTATGACCGAAATTGAAGGATCGGTGAAATATATCAGAAATGGGGAGATAAAAGATAACGGCAACTTTATAATTGCAAGTATCGGTTATGGAACATTCGAAATTGCTTTGTCTCAGCCGGGTGGTTTGGTTTACAGAACAGCTCATAGTTCCAGTGGTATTGTTTATGCGATAAAGTTGTTGGAAAATGAACTGCAAAAAAAATATTATATAAATATTTTAACAGATCAGCAGTTGGAAAGGGCTTTTCAAAGAGGCAGCATTCTTATAAAGAGAAAAAGAGTAGATCTTTCTGAAATTAGAGATAAAGTGTTGGAAAGCTATTATAACGAGGTAATATCGCCGTCTATCAGACGTAATATTTTGGATGAGGATTTCTACGATGTCGATAAAATTTATCTGGTGGGAGGCGGTTCACTTTATCAGAAAATAGTAGAGCTTTTTAACAAAGAATTTGAAGATGTTTTAAAAGTTGAAGTAGTTCCTTCTCCAAATCTAACTGCCAGTAAAGGATATTGTATTCACTCGTTGGAATTGGCGAAGTCAAAGATGGGAGATCTTGGTCTGGAAAACAAGAGTAGTTTTACATGTGTAGGACTGGATTTAGGTAATAATAATACAGTGGTTACGGTCAACAACGATTTTTAG
- a CDS encoding DUF5714 domain-containing protein: MDKCVYCNQNKPCELFFYEKVLVCGDCRKKDTWDIIESFCLSSSIDNPLEMAEILMMFPDFKMHCPEHHYLVPAVLLASYSKAVLKEEKLESWLKIVRNRAEKVPGAFCGTHGSCGAAVGTGIFVSSVTGATPLSSEEWSLCNSIVGRSLLAMAHYGGPRCCKRVTYIALQESVKFLKERMAVKLHIPENIECSFFLQNEEQCLKEGCPFYPNK, translated from the coding sequence ATGGACAAATGTGTATACTGTAATCAGAATAAGCCATGTGAGCTCTTTTTTTATGAGAAAGTTTTGGTATGTGGCGATTGCAGGAAGAAAGATACGTGGGACATAATTGAATCTTTTTGTTTGTCTTCATCCATCGATAATCCGCTTGAAATGGCAGAGATTCTAATGATGTTTCCCGACTTTAAGATGCACTGTCCGGAACACCATTATCTTGTCCCGGCAGTGCTTTTGGCCTCGTATAGCAAGGCTGTTCTGAAAGAGGAGAAGTTGGAATCCTGGTTGAAAATAGTTAGAAACAGAGCAGAGAAAGTTCCCGGGGCCTTTTGTGGAACACACGGCAGTTGTGGCGCAGCCGTAGGAACCGGCATTTTTGTGAGTTCAGTTACAGGAGCAACACCTTTGAGTTCGGAAGAATGGAGTTTATGCAATTCGATTGTAGGTCGTTCTCTTCTTGCAATGGCTCACTACGGCGGACCTCGATGCTGTAAACGCGTAACTTATATTGCCTTACAGGAAAGCGTAAAGTTTCTAAAGGAAAGAATGGCTGTAAAACTTCATATTCCGGAAAATATCGAATGCAGTTTCTTTCTGCAAAACGAAGAACAGTGCCTGAAAGAAGGATGTCCTTTTTATCCCAACAAATAG
- a CDS encoding endonuclease/exonuclease/phosphatase family protein, giving the protein MKKQILIILLLLPATIFAQQMNIISFNIRYNTPNDGENAWPNRIEMVSGLIRFHEADIFGMQEALVGQIEDLKAQLPEYEWFGVGRDDGIKGGEFSPVFYNPKKFILLKKGTFWLSETPEKPSKGWDAALNRIVTWGKFQSKVTGKQFLFFNTHFDHKGNEARKNSASLIYQKIREMVQNKNLPVILTGDFNLTPDTEPIQLLKKYLNDSREVSEEPPYGPVGTFEGFKLDAPLENRIDYIFTYGEIDVKKYAALSEFTNHRFPSDHLPVFAKVVLK; this is encoded by the coding sequence ATGAAAAAACAAATCTTAATCATATTATTGTTGTTGCCTGCCACAATTTTTGCTCAACAAATGAATATCATAAGTTTCAATATCAGGTACAATACACCCAACGACGGAGAAAACGCCTGGCCAAACCGAATTGAAATGGTAAGTGGACTGATCCGCTTTCACGAGGCTGATATTTTTGGTATGCAGGAAGCTCTTGTTGGGCAGATAGAAGATTTAAAGGCACAACTTCCGGAATACGAATGGTTTGGGGTTGGGCGTGACGATGGTATAAAAGGAGGAGAGTTTTCTCCTGTTTTTTATAATCCTAAAAAATTTATCTTGCTTAAAAAAGGTACGTTCTGGCTTTCGGAAACACCAGAAAAACCGAGCAAAGGATGGGATGCTGCACTAAACAGGATTGTAACCTGGGGGAAATTTCAGTCAAAAGTAACCGGTAAACAATTTCTGTTTTTTAATACACACTTTGATCACAAAGGAAATGAAGCACGCAAAAATTCCGCTTCGCTTATTTATCAAAAGATCCGGGAAATGGTTCAGAATAAAAATTTGCCTGTAATTTTAACCGGAGATTTTAATCTAACACCTGATACCGAACCTATCCAGCTGCTTAAAAAATATTTAAACGACAGCCGTGAAGTGTCAGAAGAACCACCCTACGGTCCGGTTGGAACGTTCGAGGGATTTAAACTTGATGCACCGCTTGAAAACAGGATTGATTATATTTTTACTTATGGTGAAATTGATGTAAAAAAATATGCAGCTTTAAGTGAATTCACAAATCACAGGTTCCCATCCGACCACTTACCGGTATTTGCGAAAGTAGTGTTAAAATAA
- a CDS encoding NADH-ubiquinone oxidoreductase-F iron-sulfur binding region domain-containing protein, which produces MANSYQLKRVDFIFRNENDWEKVLSTTIKKKPQELINELISSELKGRGGAGFPTGLKWKLTSEAKAEKKYVICNADEGEPGTFKDREILSKVPYKVLTAMAVCGYVTGAKEGFIYLRGEYKFLEEELNKEIAEFEYYCKEINLDFKIKVFMGSGAYICGEETALMESLEGKRGEPRNKPPFPTQAGFNGSPTVINNVETLVHTFTIFKYGAKKFYDLGVQYSRGTKLFSVSGDTPKPGIYELELGMSLQDFVYEFGDGDTKAVQVGGASGFLVPRKKFKDAAIGFKGKLTGISLPTGGSMMLFNSSRSMFNVLDNYLEFFREECCGQCTPCRVGCQQLLLGIKAVKRGDKPASYLDKLLRLTETMQLTAKCGLGQSVANSFSSIVENFREEMIY; this is translated from the coding sequence ATGGCAAATTCGTATCAATTAAAAAGGGTAGATTTTATTTTCAGAAATGAAAATGACTGGGAAAAAGTTCTCTCAACTACCATCAAAAAGAAACCTCAGGAGCTAATAAATGAGCTTATCAGTTCAGAGTTAAAGGGACGTGGCGGTGCAGGGTTCCCAACCGGACTAAAATGGAAACTCACATCGGAAGCAAAAGCTGAAAAGAAGTATGTAATATGTAACGCTGATGAAGGAGAACCGGGAACATTTAAAGACAGGGAGATTCTGTCAAAAGTTCCTTATAAAGTTCTCACGGCAATGGCCGTTTGTGGTTATGTTACTGGCGCAAAGGAAGGTTTTATTTACCTCAGGGGTGAATATAAATTTCTGGAAGAAGAGCTAAACAAAGAAATTGCAGAATTTGAATATTACTGCAAGGAAATAAACCTTGATTTCAAAATAAAAGTGTTTATGGGCAGCGGAGCCTATATTTGTGGCGAAGAAACTGCTTTAATGGAGTCGCTCGAAGGGAAACGAGGTGAACCACGCAATAAGCCACCATTTCCAACACAAGCAGGTTTTAACGGCTCGCCAACTGTAATAAATAATGTTGAAACCTTGGTCCACACGTTTACCATTTTTAAATACGGAGCCAAAAAATTCTATGATTTGGGCGTTCAATATTCCCGTGGAACAAAACTGTTTTCTGTTTCGGGAGATACTCCCAAACCCGGTATTTATGAACTTGAGTTGGGAATGAGCCTTCAGGACTTTGTTTATGAATTTGGCGATGGAGATACCAAAGCCGTTCAGGTGGGAGGAGCTTCCGGTTTTCTTGTTCCACGTAAAAAGTTCAAAGATGCGGCCATTGGCTTCAAAGGAAAACTCACAGGTATATCACTTCCTACCGGAGGTTCTATGATGCTTTTCAACAGTTCGCGTTCAATGTTTAATGTTCTCGATAATTATCTTGAATTCTTCCGTGAAGAGTGTTGCGGACAATGTACTCCGTGCAGGGTGGGATGTCAGCAATTGCTGCTTGGCATCAAAGCAGTAAAAAGAGGTGACAAACCCGCATCGTATCTCGACAAACTATTGCGGCTGACGGAAACGATGCAATTAACCGCTAAATGTGGTTTGGGGCAGTCGGTGGCAAATTCCTTCTCCTCTATTGTTGAGAACTTCCGCGAAGAAATGATTTACTAA